A genome region from Pseudomonas pergaminensis includes the following:
- a CDS encoding DUF1656 domain-containing protein → MPREIAFHGVYMPTMTLMFLIAAVLAWALDRFLAGFDLYRFFWHPALLRLSLFVCLFGALALTVYR, encoded by the coding sequence ATGCCCCGTGAAATCGCCTTCCATGGCGTGTACATGCCAACCATGACCCTGATGTTCCTGATCGCGGCCGTGTTGGCCTGGGCGCTTGATCGCTTCCTGGCCGGGTTCGACCTGTACCGTTTTTTCTGGCACCCGGCGTTGCTGCGCCTGAGCCTGTTCGTTTGCCTGTTCGGCGCCCTGGCGCTGACCGTCTACCGTTGA
- a CDS encoding MFS transporter, with the protein MTYRSKVAWIFLLGFALDLVNMFVATVAYPDIARELQASVTQLAWISNAYMLGLTVIIPFSVWLAAMVGERGLIAASLLLFAGASLLVGQASSIEALIGWRGLQGVGGGLLIPVGQAMAYRYFPPAERSQLTARVMSVALLVPALSPALGGLIVDSVSWRWIFYANLPLALITLLLALLWIKPDRPTNARPALDVGSIFQQARSPMLRTTMLIYLCIPGVFIGTSLIAILYLRGLGYDATQTGALMLPWALASALAIYLSKKLFNRCGPKPLLLAGMALQCVGILLLNVPTLIVPAYLLMGLGGSLCSSTAQTLAFLDTPAERMGHASALWNINRQVSFCLGAAALSALLSALDSFAITFTMAAGLTLLPFFAVLRLDTSRVRTLLHPASEPHP; encoded by the coding sequence ATGACCTACCGCTCGAAAGTCGCCTGGATCTTTTTGCTGGGCTTTGCCCTGGACCTGGTGAACATGTTTGTCGCCACGGTTGCCTACCCGGATATCGCTCGCGAACTGCAGGCCTCGGTCACGCAACTGGCGTGGATCAGCAATGCCTACATGCTTGGCCTCACCGTGATCATTCCGTTCAGCGTGTGGCTGGCAGCGATGGTGGGTGAACGCGGCTTGATTGCCGCCAGCTTGCTGTTGTTCGCCGGCGCCTCCTTACTGGTGGGCCAGGCGAGTTCGATTGAAGCGCTGATCGGTTGGCGCGGCCTGCAAGGGGTGGGCGGTGGCTTGCTGATTCCCGTGGGCCAGGCGATGGCCTATCGGTATTTTCCGCCCGCTGAGCGCAGCCAACTGACGGCGCGGGTGATGTCGGTGGCGTTACTCGTGCCGGCGCTGTCCCCTGCATTGGGCGGGTTGATTGTCGACAGCGTGTCTTGGCGCTGGATCTTCTACGCCAACTTGCCCTTGGCGTTGATCACGCTGCTGCTGGCCCTGCTGTGGATAAAACCTGACAGGCCCACGAATGCCCGACCTGCCTTGGACGTGGGCAGTATTTTCCAACAGGCCCGCAGCCCGATGCTGCGCACCACGATGCTGATTTACCTGTGTATCCCTGGCGTATTCATCGGCACCAGCCTCATTGCCATCCTCTACCTGCGCGGGCTCGGCTATGACGCCACACAGACTGGCGCATTGATGCTGCCGTGGGCGCTGGCTTCAGCCCTGGCGATTTACCTCAGCAAGAAGCTGTTCAATCGCTGCGGGCCGAAGCCATTGCTGTTGGCCGGCATGGCCTTGCAATGCGTCGGCATTCTGTTGCTCAACGTACCGACCCTGATTGTGCCGGCCTATCTGTTAATGGGGTTGGGCGGCAGCCTGTGCAGCAGTACTGCGCAGACCCTGGCGTTTCTCGACACCCCTGCCGAACGCATGGGCCACGCCAGTGCCTTGTGGAACATCAACCGACAGGTGAGTTTCTGTCTCGGCGCGGCCGCACTGAGTGCGCTGTTGTCGGCCTTGGATTCTTTCGCCATAACCTTCACGATGGCGGCTGGCCTGACCCTGCTGCCTTTTTTTGCAGTGCTGCGCCTGGACACTTCCAGAGTCCGCACATTGCTTCACCCTGCCAGCGAGCCTCACCCATGA
- a CDS encoding LysR family transcriptional regulator translates to MVSLDRFDTFKAVVEAGSLTAAADLLGQTRAVVSFNLKRLEAELGVTLLIRNTRQLALTDAGERFYLRCTRMLEEARLAVEEARSEHAQLKGTLRITTTIEYALAKVAPAVEAFRRLHPDLHIHLSTSSTHADLISERFDVAIRLGRLLDSNHRAVQLSTFEVFAVAAPAFAATDSLDALEQLPKLGHGRLTELSVTDPQGGEHQYRPGPTALMADSAAVLQAFAIRGHGVAVLPQWLVQDDLDAGRLVRLLPDHRFAPQGIYALYPDTRHLPLKVRAFIDFLKD, encoded by the coding sequence ATGGTCAGCCTGGACCGATTCGACACCTTCAAGGCCGTGGTCGAGGCCGGCTCGCTCACCGCGGCCGCCGACCTGCTGGGCCAGACCCGTGCCGTCGTCAGCTTCAACCTCAAGCGCCTGGAAGCTGAACTGGGCGTCACCTTGTTGATCCGCAACACCCGCCAACTGGCGCTCACCGATGCCGGTGAGCGCTTCTACCTGCGTTGCACGCGGATGCTCGAAGAGGCGCGATTGGCGGTAGAAGAAGCGCGTTCTGAGCATGCCCAGCTCAAAGGGACATTGCGCATTACCACCACGATCGAGTACGCGTTGGCCAAGGTTGCACCGGCGGTCGAAGCCTTCCGCCGCCTGCATCCAGACCTGCACATACACTTATCCACATCCTCTACTCACGCGGACCTGATCTCCGAGCGTTTTGACGTGGCAATTCGCTTGGGGCGCTTGCTGGATTCAAATCATCGCGCGGTGCAACTGTCCACGTTCGAGGTGTTCGCCGTGGCGGCACCCGCGTTTGCCGCGACGGACTCACTGGACGCGTTGGAGCAGCTCCCCAAGCTGGGGCACGGTCGTTTGACGGAACTGAGTGTGACCGACCCTCAAGGCGGCGAGCATCAATACCGCCCCGGCCCAACGGCGCTCATGGCCGACAGCGCGGCAGTGCTCCAGGCCTTTGCCATCCGCGGGCATGGCGTGGCGGTGTTGCCGCAATGGTTGGTACAGGACGACCTGGACGCGGGACGGTTGGTGCGCCTGTTGCCGGATCATCGCTTCGCCCCACAAGGAATCTACGCACTGTATCCGGACACCCGGCATTTGCCGCTGAAGGTGCGGGCGTTTATTGATTTTTTGAAGGATTAG
- a CDS encoding multidrug transporter, with amino-acid sequence MFFGVLLIITWLILLLRYPAKALPVSLAAAVGLGCVAIWVVWLDSREASQLAHLELRITFTPQECPADRPLKLTLNNGNDVPLTELRWRVAAYAPGDSVNLADNVYAAPRYRGPGELQAGATWDDCLPTPPLRPGYRPQTLEFRAEHLQGSFSD; translated from the coding sequence ATGTTCTTCGGCGTTCTCCTGATCATCACCTGGCTGATCCTGCTACTGCGCTACCCCGCCAAGGCGCTGCCGGTTTCCCTCGCTGCCGCTGTCGGCCTGGGCTGCGTGGCGATCTGGGTGGTGTGGCTGGACAGCCGCGAAGCCTCGCAGCTGGCACACCTGGAACTGCGCATCACCTTCACCCCGCAAGAATGCCCCGCCGACCGACCGCTCAAGCTGACCCTCAACAATGGCAACGACGTACCACTGACCGAACTGCGCTGGCGCGTCGCCGCCTATGCACCGGGCGACTCGGTCAACCTGGCCGACAACGTCTACGCCGCCCCGCGCTATCGCGGCCCTGGCGAGCTGCAGGCCGGCGCCACATGGGACGATTGCCTGCCCACCCCGCCTTTGCGCCCTGGCTATCGCCCGCAAACCCTGGAATTTCGTGCCGAGCACCTGCAGGGCAGCTTTTCGGACTGA
- a CDS encoding SDR family oxidoreductase, which produces MPNVLITGCSSGIGRALADAFKSAGYDVWASARREEDVAALRAAGFNAVQLDVNDSAALKHLAEQWGELDVLVNNAGYGAMGPLLDGGTEAMQRQFETNVFSLVGVTQALFPALRRGKGLVVNIGSVSGVLVTPFAGAYCASKAAVHALSDALRMELAPFGVRVMEVQPGAIDTSFAKNAGAQAELLINEQSPWWPLREGIRARSQASQDKPTPANVFAAHVLKAVQQPHPPRLLRSGNGSRALPLMAALLPKGLLETVLKKRFGLGGSL; this is translated from the coding sequence ATGCCCAACGTACTCATCACCGGCTGTTCCAGCGGCATCGGCCGCGCCCTGGCAGATGCGTTCAAATCCGCCGGCTATGACGTGTGGGCCAGCGCCCGGCGGGAAGAAGATGTCGCTGCCCTCCGCGCCGCCGGTTTCAATGCGGTGCAGCTGGACGTCAACGACAGTGCCGCCTTGAAACACTTGGCCGAGCAATGGGGCGAGCTGGACGTGCTGGTCAATAATGCCGGCTACGGTGCCATGGGCCCCTTGCTTGACGGCGGCACCGAGGCGATGCAGCGCCAGTTCGAAACCAATGTGTTCTCCCTCGTCGGTGTGACGCAGGCGCTGTTCCCTGCATTGCGGCGCGGCAAAGGCCTGGTGGTGAATATCGGCAGTGTGTCCGGTGTGCTGGTGACACCCTTTGCCGGCGCCTACTGCGCATCAAAAGCGGCCGTGCACGCTTTGAGCGATGCACTGCGTATGGAACTGGCACCCTTTGGCGTGCGGGTCATGGAAGTGCAACCCGGCGCCATCGATACGAGTTTCGCGAAAAACGCAGGCGCCCAGGCAGAGCTGCTGATCAACGAGCAATCGCCGTGGTGGCCGTTGCGCGAGGGCATCCGCGCACGCAGCCAGGCCTCCCAGGACAAACCAACCCCGGCCAACGTGTTTGCAGCGCACGTGCTGAAGGCCGTGCAACAGCCACACCCGCCTCGGCTGTTGCGCTCGGGCAATGGCAGCCGGGCATTGCCGTTGATGGCGGCGTTGTTGCCCAAAGGGTTGTTGGAGACGGTATTGAAGAAACGCTTCGGGCTGGGCGGTTCGCTCTAA
- a CDS encoding efflux RND transporter periplasmic adaptor subunit, with protein MKKFFSLLATLLVLALAIWIGRTLWVHYMQTPWTRDGRVRADIINVAADVTGEVVDVPVRDNQLVKKGDLLMQIDPEHYRIAVKQAQSLVASRKATWEMRKVNAHRRADLDALVISKENRDDASNIADSALADYQHALAQLEAAELNLKRTQVVAAVDGYVTNLNVHRGDYARIGEAKMAVVDMNSFWVYGFFEETKLPHVKVGDKADMQLMSGETLKGHVESISRGIYDRDNPESRELIADVNPTFNWVRLAQRVPVRIHIDEVPEGVLLAAGITCTVIVNP; from the coding sequence ATGAAAAAGTTTTTCAGCCTGCTCGCGACCTTGCTGGTACTGGCCTTGGCGATCTGGATTGGCCGCACGTTGTGGGTGCACTACATGCAAACCCCGTGGACCCGCGACGGGCGTGTGCGCGCCGATATCATCAACGTCGCCGCCGACGTCACCGGCGAAGTGGTCGACGTGCCGGTGCGTGACAACCAACTGGTAAAAAAGGGCGACCTGTTGATGCAGATCGACCCCGAGCACTACCGCATTGCGGTCAAGCAGGCGCAATCGCTGGTGGCGTCGCGCAAAGCCACCTGGGAGATGCGCAAGGTCAACGCCCATCGCCGGGCTGACCTCGATGCGCTGGTGATCTCCAAGGAAAACCGCGACGACGCCAGCAACATCGCCGACTCGGCACTGGCCGATTACCAACACGCGCTGGCGCAACTGGAAGCAGCCGAACTCAATTTGAAACGCACGCAGGTGGTGGCGGCGGTGGATGGTTATGTCACCAATCTGAACGTGCATCGCGGTGACTACGCCCGCATCGGCGAAGCCAAAATGGCTGTGGTGGATATGAACTCGTTCTGGGTTTATGGCTTCTTCGAAGAAACCAAGCTGCCCCATGTGAAAGTTGGCGATAAAGCCGATATGCAATTGATGAGCGGCGAGACCTTGAAGGGTCATGTGGAAAGCATCTCGCGCGGCATTTACGACCGCGACAACCCCGAAAGCCGCGAACTGATTGCCGATGTGAACCCGACCTTCAACTGGGTGCGCCTGGCCCAGCGGGTGCCGGTGCGGATTCATATCGATGAGGTGCCGGAAGGGGTGTTGTTGGCGGCGGGCATCACCTGCACCGTCATCGTCAACCCATAA
- a CDS encoding DUF4440 domain-containing protein: protein MIDYSDFFEEVIQTHVEIEQWFAGVAPQGTLESLLARFSPEFSMVAPATGTRVNAAGVNALFTRLGGMRPGLKITLSEMTGIDRHARGATVTYREHQIDASGTQTDRRATVVFEKQASGALLWRHLHETFIKA, encoded by the coding sequence ATGATCGACTACAGCGATTTTTTTGAAGAAGTGATCCAGACCCACGTCGAGATCGAACAGTGGTTTGCCGGCGTTGCGCCGCAAGGCACCCTGGAGAGCTTGCTCGCGCGTTTCTCGCCTGAGTTCAGCATGGTCGCCCCCGCCACTGGCACCAGGGTGAATGCGGCTGGGGTCAATGCTTTATTCACGCGTCTGGGCGGCATGCGCCCGGGGTTGAAGATCACCTTGAGTGAAATGACCGGGATTGACCGGCATGCGCGCGGCGCAACGGTGACCTATCGCGAGCATCAGATCGATGCCAGCGGCACCCAGACCGATCGCCGCGCCACGGTAGTGTTCGAGAAGCAGGCCAGCGGCGCGCTGCTGTGGCGCCACCTGCACGAAACGTTCATCAAGGCATAA